The following are encoded in a window of Castanea sativa cultivar Marrone di Chiusa Pesio chromosome 9, ASM4071231v1 genomic DNA:
- the LOC142608979 gene encoding uncharacterized protein LOC142608979 codes for MVQNVQLNCRLPKLTWIDDLVINFTEEQELHHPHDDALVISLSIADFNTRRVLVNNESLADILYYLAFQQMRMSREWFIPIDILLVGFSGTKVLPVGSITLLVTIGTYPKKITKDVTFLVIDCSLANNVIIGQSMLNAWRATMSTYHLLLKFLTECWIGEAHGDQIAARERYITMLEMDKQLTTMNIEE; via the coding sequence ATGGTACAAAATGTCCAGCTCAACTGTCGTCTACCCAAACTGACTTGGATTGATGACCTGGTAATCAATTTCACTGAAGAGCAAGAACTCCACCATccccatgacgatgccctaGTAATCAGTCTGTCCATAGCAGACTTCAACACCCGACGGGTCCTAGTGAACAACGAAAGCTTAGctgacatcctctactacctggccttccaacaaatgaggatGAGTAGGGAGTGGTTCATACCAATAGACATCCTTCTAGTAGGGTTCAGTGGAACGAAGGTCTTGCCCGTCGGATCCATCACCTTACTAGTCACCATTGGCACCTATCCTAAAAAAATCACTAAAGATGTCACCTTCTTGGTAATAGATTGTTCATTAGCCAACAATGTCATAATTGGGCAGTCAATGCTTAACGCATGGAGAGCAACTATGTCTACATATCACTTGCTGCTAAAGTTCCTAACGGAATGCTGGATAGGGGAGGCCCATGGAGACCAGATAGCAGCTCGAGAGCGCTACATAACCATGCTAGAGATGGACAAACAACTGACTACCATGAACATTGAGGAGTAA